Below is a genomic region from Sorghum bicolor cultivar BTx623 chromosome 9, Sorghum_bicolor_NCBIv3, whole genome shotgun sequence.
GCAACCCTCCACAGGAGTAACCATGCTGACAGCCATACCCCAAGGACAGGATGGCCAAGCTTCTATAGGGTCAggactgtggcttcaccattgACCAGAAGATCACCAGTCATGCATGTAAAAACCCTGTgtccccttgagactataaaaggggaactaGGGCACACATCCAAGGCAGACTCACCACGCTCACAGCACTAGAACTCCAAACAAGACCACACACAGAGTAGCAAGTAGCGCTCTGTCCACCACataaagccgagacctgggacttagccctctcttgcaacctgcttgtataccccaactacaagcacctttgggtgcaaggcaatacagacccccgatctcacactggacgtagggcatccttagcccaaactagtataaaccctctgtgttccacttgcatcaccatccgggtttaggaagacacgcagacttatactcgttagtgtctagacgacgagtctagacgccgacaaatAGTACGGCCAAAGGAAAAACAATGTCCTAACGACTAATCTGAACGTCACTCAACTCCTTACCACATTCGGACCTAACCATCCTTAACCTTGTCATCTATCCTTTGAAAACCCAAACGATTTCTATCGACAGGGGTCAATAAAACCATATTGCTCTAGATTgccattaccatgacctaactctCTAATGTTTCTAcaaaacacatgttagtcatagtaatcaacggTTGTCATCGATCATTGAAACTCattctaggggcctagatgctttcagTCCTATATCTGAAAATGTTAAACCTACAAATCTTAAGAGTATATCAAAAACAAGCATACACAACATGCATATGAGCATAAGTTCCAGGCCACAACTATGCTCTCCAAAGGTTCTTAAGTAATGAGAATAACAGATTGGTTAAAGCAAGGCAAGGATGATGGATTGAAATGATCTGACTAGGTTCCCTTTCAAGAAGACAAGGCCAACGACCGCCTTCTCTTTCTGATCTCAAACCTGAGATTCCCAGAGCAAACAATTTGTCAGCCCTTAAGATAATGAAATTAGTTTGCATTGAAAATTTCACCAATGTAGAACATTAACATACCAAACAGAATCACAACATGATAATCCTCATACTCTAATGGCCCATACAATCTTCCAGAGCCTTGAACGTTGTAGTGATATCCTTGATCTGAGTCAGGGATTTCCATGTTACCATAACTAGATATTCCTGTCCCACCTATGTAGCTATCACACTCAGGTCCTTGCGCTTTGTCTGCCTGTATCTTCAGCTTCGCAAAGGCTTCTAGTAAGACCTCCATCATCCTCCTAGAGTAGACATCATATACGCCTGCATTGATAGGTCCTGCATCTGCAGTGCCTCAGCCTTCCTTAGCATTCCAAGCTTCCTGAGCCTCGTCGGGCTTTATCTCTGTGTCAGTGTTATCCTTTTTAGCGCCCACCTCTCAACCCTCCTGAATAAGAGGGACCTCTGCTGGTGTCACAAGAAAAATTAGAAGTATATATAACCTTGAGTCAAATCTAATTGGTCAAATCAGTGCCCTAAAATCAATAAAGAAGGCAACTTGAACATCCCATCTAGTCCACACAAATTGATGCAAACTCGCTTCACTAACCAAGCACCACCCACTTGACGCATCTAAACACCTTGCATCACTAAGCATCAACGGCGCAACCATGAACCAGCACATGCAACAATAGCACAAAACCCCACGAGGGTGGCACAATAAAACACACGAGGGTGGCACCATCAAACACCCGCCGCAAACCCCCGCAAACCCTAAACCTATGGCACCGGTCGAAGGGCTGATCgacaatcaaatcaagatcaactcaagagTCGGGCCTAAGCTAGGGTTTTGCGCAGATCGAGAAGGGGGCAGAGCAATTACCTCTGACAATCTGGGTGGCGGAGGGGTGTTGACGAAAAGGCGGCGGCTGAGGTCTGATGATGAGGAATTTGTCTTCCACATGTTCTTCAACTTCTGCTCGTGGTTGTCGCCATTGGAGTCCGCCTAGTGCATCCATGTCGCTCGTGCTCTATCTCCGCAAGGAATCAAAGCCATGGAGGTGGGGGTCCCAAGGGCATGGTATCCCATGATCTTGTGGTTTGTCAATACTGCATAGTTAGAGGTGGGGATCCAAGAGCAGGATGGGGATGGGTGGCGACGTGAATGGGTAGTGGATGGCCGATGAGCGGTGTGGCCAGGGGCGAGGCTCGGTGCTCGCATGCGTGTGTGTTTTTTATTCCGTGTTCAGGAGCCTTCAAACCTTGCTCATGACGTGTGTGCGTGGGGTGCGTTTGAAGCCCTCGTGCGGAGGATGGAGGACGTGGTTTGTCAAGCCTAGCTTCCCACATCCAATTGTGgccatccaatttttttttgactCAAAAACTGTGGGGGAAATCCCCACAGTGCCTTTTTTTATTTCAACATTTATAAAAGATGGAGTACGGGTACAGGTACATACTTACAAAGCTTAACTAAAGGCATCTAGCCAAACACAAAAGGATGACCTAAGTTCAACTTTGAATCTTACAGATTGTAGTAAACATTGACTCTTGAAGTTCGACCACCAAAGTGCTAATGTTGGATCACGTCTTGCAAACACTTTATCATTTCGGACTTTCCAGAGCTCCCATGCTGCTATGAGCGAGGCTTCAGTGAAGAATGGTAACTGGTGGGTAGATCTTGCTTCAATGAATCTATCCAGGGGATTCAGAGAGATGTCCCAATTGATTTCAAGCTTGGACCAGCAGTCTTGTGCAAAACAACATTCAAAAAATAGGTGCTCTATGGTCTCCAGACTCCCTGCTGCACACATGACACATGTCGGGGTCCCCTGAATGTTTAGATGCCTCCTCTGGAGCATATCTTTGGTGTTAAGACGATCAACCAAAATCAACCATGCAAAGAACTTAACTCGTGGGCTGCATTTGCATTTCCATATTATTTTGAAAATAGGGTGAGCATCTAGTTCCTTGAAGGCATATGAATAGAATCTTTTGGAGCTGTATCTGTCACCCCAGATGGGTGACCAATTGTCGACGCCCTCCTCATCATATTCCATAATCTGCAATTCCTCTTGCAAGCTCACAAATTCAGCATAGGCTTCATTGGAGAAAGGTAGCATGAAGAGTGAGTCTAAGTCCTCTGCTTGCATGACCGCATAGACTGAGATTTCCTCTGATTTTGCAAAGGATGCAAGTCTTGGGTATTTTGTTGCTATGATATGATCATTCATCCAAATATCTCCCCAAAAACAAACCGATTGACCATTGCCAATTGTGCATTTAGCAATGCCTCTGAACAACAGGTTCAACCTCAATATATCCTTCCACCAAAAAGATCCAACCTCCCTGGCTGCATGAGGAACTCGATTTGTATAATACCTTGTCCATACCATTCTTACCCATGGAAGGTCAGCCTTGTTATAGAACTTGCTTAGATGTTTCATAAGCAATGCATCATTCTGCAGCCTAAGATTTATAATGCCTAGTCCTCCTTTTTCCTTTGGCAACATTACAGTTTCCCATGCAACTAAGTTCccacctttcttcttttcaGAATTCCCTCTCCAAAGACACTGTTTCCTTGCCCTATCAATATTCTCAATCAACCCTTGTGGTATTTTGATGGTGCTCATTGCATAGGTGGTGATAGGCGTAATGGCTGAATTCACCATTTCAAGTCTCCCACTATGTGACAACCAAGTAGAGCAGGCTGATAATCTTCTTTCCGCCCTATCCATCAGATGAGCTAGGTCCTCAATTTTTGGCTTGGTAGTCCCCATGGGCAAACCAAGATATGTGAAGGGCATTGATCCAATATCACACCCAAAAGTGTTTGCAAGGAGGACCATCTTCTCTGGAGTGACATTGATagggtacatttgagattttctATAGTTCACCTTTAACCCTGTCGATTCAGCAAAGCTATGGAGTATGGCTTTGAGTAAAAATAGTTGCCTAGCATCAGCTTGTAGCAGCAGCAAAGTGTCATCAGCATATTGCACTATAGGAAAGTCTTCTTCTGGTTGTGGTAAGGGCTTACATATCAGATTCAGGTTGCAGGCATGGTTGACAATGATCTGAAGAAGTTCGGCAGCCAGCAGAAATAACAATGGTGACAATGGGTCACCCTGTCGAACCCCTCTCTTACATTTAAAGAATTTACCAGGGAAGCCATTTAGTAGCACAGCTGAAGAGCCAGATGATAGTATATTGTCCACCCACTGAATCCATTTATCAGGCAATCCTAGGTGAGTCATCATATGAATGATAGTGGAGTGTTCAATTGTATCAAATGCCTTCTCAAAATCTAACTTCAATATTATTATCTCTCTTTTTGACTGGTGGCACTGGTGAATATATTCATAACTCCATGCAAGACAATCCTGTATGGTTCTTGATCTGATGAACCCATACTGGTTCTGGTGAACCAATCTTAGAATAACTGACTGTAGTCTGTTAGCTAATATCTTGCTTATGAGCTTAAGAGAGATATTCATCAAAGAAATAGGCCTGAAATCATTCACAGTCTCTGGGCTATCTTTCTTGGGTACCAAGGTGATGTATGATGTATTGATGCTCTCCAGGCTGATGTTGTTTTGATAGAGAGACCAACACAATCTATAGAAATCCTCTTTGATCAATTGccaacatttttttaaaaataacccATTGAATCCATCTGGCCCTGGAGCTTTGTCTAGAGGCATACTTTTCACAATTTGGTCAATTTCATCAATCGTGAAAGGTGTAACTAAGCTGTCAAGGTCCACAACTGGCTGAATCATTTGTGGGAGGTCAAAAGTCATTGTAGGTGATGTTGTGGTACCCAATCTTTGCCTAAAAGAGACCCATAGAAGACTAGCTTTGCCTTCATGGTCTTGTTGTATCCATGCTCCCTGATCATTTTTTAGCTGCGCTATTGAATTTCTTCTGTAAGATATAGTTGCCATGCCATGAAAAAACTTGGTGCATTCATCCCCAAACTTCATTCTATTGACTGTATATCTATTGCGCCAGTATATGTTCTTACATTTGAGCCATGTCTTTAACTGAGCTTTGACTGCAATTCTCAGATTTATTTCAGGATGGTACAGGCCTCTCTGGTCCTCCACTGAATCTAAGGTGCTGATGACTGCATTACAATTGGATATCAAAAGTTGGAGATTGGAAATTTTCTTACTCCACTGTTTCAACCTTGCTCTCAGGCTTTTAAACTTTGATGATATGTTTCTAGCACTGTCTATCAGGAATGCAGAGTTGGCCCAGCAGTCTTGCACTGTTTCAATAAAATCATATTGTTCTGCCCAATAATTCTCAAAACGAAATATATTAGCTTTAGGTATCTTAGTTTAGTGGTGAGAATTCTACGTTGTGGCTATCCAATTTGGTTTAGATGTCTTATTAGCCTTTAATTTTGATGGAGACGGATTCTTTTACCATTTTCTTGCATGCACAATTAGCTCTCAATGGTGGACATTTTACCGGGTGGACTAATTATAATTGAACTATTtcattatagtagagataaaTAGATTGGTAGATATAGATTATTTAAAATTTAGATAACTtgaaaaaataattaaaaaaataattttgttcCCTTTGGAACGGACACAGCAGAGCTTGGTTTGGCATGGGCCCAGGATTTGGACGCGGCGCGAGAGCACTGCCCATCGATTTGCCACGAGGAGATAAAGGGCGACCCACCTGGCCACTTCTGATAGGCTCCTCCGCCACTTCATCAGGTTCACCGCAATCCAAAGATGCCGTCCTGTgcacccatcggcaacctttcCTCATCCCACGGCGCCCATGCCACCCACCTGTTCGACCACCTGACGCCGCAGCCCCGATGGCTCCCGCGCTCACCTCCAACCCGCCCTCCTTCCGTCCCCTCTCTTTCCCATTCCGCCGTCGTGCCGCCACCGTCCTCTGCCGCGTCGGTAAGCCCGGCAAGGACTCCGCGGCGGATGATGCTGCCCCCAAGAAGAGGCCCAACCTCTTCGCGGACTTCGGGAAGCTGGCGGATGCCACCTCCCTCATACCGGCGTTCCCGTCGTCCGCGGCGGGGTCGCTGTTCACGGGCGGTGGCAGGGGCAGGAAGGACCCGCAGATGGTGTTCGTCGCCGGCGCCACAGGTCAGACCGGGGTCCGCATCGCGCAGACCCTGCTGCGTCAGGGGTTTGCCGTGCGCGCTGGCGTTCCGGACCTAGCGTCAGCGCAGGAGCTAGCGCGGCTCGCGGCAGCATACCGGCTCATCTCCCCAGCGGAAGCGCGGCGGCTAAACGCGGTAGCGGCGGATTTCGATGACCCCGAGGCGATAGCCAAGTCCATCGGGCCCGCTGCGAAGGTGGTGGTCACCGTTGGCCTGGCCGAGAAGGGGCCAGAAGGCGGAGCCATCACCACCGACGACGCGCTTCGGGTGGTGCAGGCCGCAGACCTTGCCAGCGTGGCGCACGTGGTTGTCGTGTATGACGTCGATGGGGCCAGCGGCCTCGGTGGCGGTGGGTCCACTTACAATGTGCTCGACGGCTTCACGTCCTTCTTCTCCAACCTCTTCTCGCGAGTGCAGACGCTGACGCTGAGCCAGTTCTTGGCCAAGGTGGTGGAGACCGATGTCAGGTATACACTACTGAAGGCTTCACTCACGGACGACTACAcccctgagaactcctacgccctgcTACTGGCCAAGGAGGGAGTATCGCCTAGCATCACTGGCAAAGTATATAGCTTATAGATTTGATGACTTTCCCGGTGCTCACTGTTTAAAGGTCTTCACTATTGCTTACGTGCCACTTTGTTCATTTTTGTGTTTCGTCAGGTATCAAGGTCACAGATTGCAGCCCTGGTAGCTGATGTCTTCTCCAATGTGGCAGTCGCTGAGAACAAAGTAAGGAAACTATATCAGTATGTCCCTAACTGTAGTAAAATGGCAGTCTTGCAAATTGCAAGTCCTCACAACTTAGGTAAATTTAATATGCAATTTCTTTGCTGCGGCCCTTAGTGATCTTTTTACGGTAAATTTAATAATTATACACATCGAGCATTTAAATCCAGTGCTTGTGCATGTTCATAATGGTTTAGAAGTATACTTACCAGATGAAGAAATATTGGAAGTCGTACTTGCTTGTGTCAACCTGTCGCGGACAACTAGGAAATGTCGAATGTCATTGATGACTGAGCAGCAATCAAATGAAGGCATGCAGCAGATAGAAATATATATTTTACACAAGTAAAAAGATAAAAGCATTTCTTTTGTCTGGAACTTAATTCCTAGGATTCACTAAATCATTAGTGTTGCAGGTTGAAGTTTGAAAATATTATGATATCCCATTTTAGTATTTGAAATCGGTAGTGGCATCATGCTCGAAATTGCAAACACATGAAATATTCATATTACAATTTGTATGTGTAGTCTTATTTATTTTCCATTAGCATACATCACCACAATCTACTAGGATATATCTGCTTTTGCTCTATTCTTGTATAATTGTGCTTTCTTAAGTCGACCTGCTATTTCAGAGGAGAGTCAAACTAACTATTATTCCTAAATCTTTTCTAGCTTCACGatgacaaatatgcttctcttTTATCACTGAACTTGTTCCGATTTATGATTTGTATACCCATTATATGCAGCTCTAGTGTCAAAAGAAATTGAGTGTGCCTATTcggttttctttttatttatatccTCGGCGCTCCTTACTCAATTTGCACTTAAATTGCTGATAATTTTCTTATTTTCTAGGTCGTTGAAGTTTCAACTAGCTCATCAGCAACAACGAAGTCCATAACGGAGGCTTTCATGTCAGTAGCTGTCACCCTTCCTAATTCACTGATTTGTTACTTGACTTGCTGATTCCTTTCTTATGGTGTCATGGGCCCAATGTTTTCTAATCGTCTAATCGACTAAAGGAACATGGCACCGATAAGGTGGTTGGTTGTGATTAGTCGTCAATAAGTCAGTTATTTGCGTGCTTTATCTTTGTCCTGGAACATGGCATTGATTCTGGTTCTTACTCAGCAACTTTTTCTTGGTCATCCTCTTTATTTGCATCTTCTTCACCACCTTTATCGGGTATTTGTACAATGCAAGCACTATCCTTgaattcttcttcaactgcacatGTATCTCTTTCCTAATTAACTGAAGTGCTTTTGGGCATTTCTCAGCATCTGCATAACCCCTAGCAAGGCGCTGCTAAACCTCTTAACTCCTAAAGGTAAAATCTTCTTACAGAATATGCATTGCAGAAACTCCTTTGCAGGATCTAGCCACCATCCATATTTCCACCTTGGGTCTACCGATTTGAACCTTCCTCTTGGCATCTTGAGTTTGCTCTGCCAGATCTAGCAGAAGTTCACCAATCACCTTTTCTACTAGGGATTAAGCATATTTAGTAAAAGCCAATTCAGTGCCATCAACAAGATATTGAAACTGTACAGTCATCAATTCAATGCAAGGTCCAGGATTTTCCTTGCAAATACCTCAGGCTCCCATTGTCAATCCACAAGCTCCCTGAATCTGATAATTGACAAGATTGCGGTCCACTCTGGCTATGCCCAACTCGTTGGATGATATCCCTGGCAACAACTATAATGTGACGATGATTGCGACCTTGTTTGTGAAACCATCATGTCCTCATCGCGTACACCAACAACTACAATGACATCTGGATTGCCCTCCATGGCTAAACTAGAGAAGATGGCTTGGGCAAGAGGCATTAGAATAACAACTGATTCCACTACCACGTCACCATCCCCAAGTACTTTGCTTCTAGGCATGAAACCTTCAATATGGATATTAAGATCTCCTATATCATCCTTGATATGAGGACCAACACAAGTGGATGGATTGATTCTCAGTCCACGTCGCATGCTTGCTCGATAGAAACCGT
It encodes:
- the LOC8066748 gene encoding protein plastid transcriptionally active 16, chloroplastic isoform X1, whose translation is MAPALTSNPPSFRPLSFPFRRRAATVLCRVGKPGKDSAADDAAPKKRPNLFADFGKLADATSLIPAFPSSAAGSLFTGGGRGRKDPQMVFVAGATGQTGVRIAQTLLRQGFAVRAGVPDLASAQELARLAAAYRLISPAEARRLNAVAADFDDPEAIAKSIGPAAKVVVTVGLAEKGPEGGAITTDDALRVVQAADLASVAHVVVVYDVDGASGLGGGGSTYNVLDGFTSFFSNLFSRVQTLTLSQFLAKVVETDVRYTLLKASLTDDYTPENSYALLLAKEGVSPSITGKVSRSQIAALVADVFSNVAVAENKVVEVSTSSSATTKSITEAFIAIPEDSRRTEYQDAAAKAQVKEETLASKQANEAEAAASKYEADTKKAPLEDAAATASPVNDERASLENLLSIPKVISTDFFWEKFSTQLAEVTTPRTSLQKEPKAQIATVRGQEKAKKLTPRIATVKPAAQKVKQQLKQPDPKPEVRPVFGGLFKQETVYVDDD
- the LOC8066748 gene encoding protein plastid transcriptionally active 16, chloroplastic isoform X2, translated to MAPALTSNPPSFRPLSFPFRRRAATVLCRVGKPGKDSAADDAAPKKRPNLFADFGKLADATSLIPAFPSSAAGSLFTGGGRGRKDPQMVFVAGATGQTGVRIAQTLLRQGFAVRAGVPDLASAQELARLAAAYRLISPAEARRLNAVAADFDDPEAIAKSIGPAAKVVVTVGLAEKGPEGGAITTDDALRVVQAADLASVAHVVVVYDVDGASGLGGGGSTYNVLDGFTSFFSNLFSRVQTLTLSQFLAKVVETDVRYTLLKASLTDDYTPENSYALLLAKEGVSPSITGKVSRSQIAALVADVFSNVAVAENKVVEVSTSSSATTKSITEAFIAMRPQHHRTSVPPCYWGWDRGTVEVELVCFELGSGLLR